A region of Paenibacillus sp. 37 DNA encodes the following proteins:
- a CDS encoding ECF transporter S component, with protein sequence MATTAGNKRLKLTDILVTIVIAVVFGVIYKIWGPTYDLMKPFGVHAEQMIYGMWFMAGTFAFVIIRKPGVAILAEVAASTVSAFLGSEWGMSTLVYGLLQGLGAEIFFAAFLYRKTNLFVTCLAAIGAAAASLLLDYQYGYIDSLSAWNYTLFIGLRFIGSILIAGVFAYYLAKALELTGVTRSLRPVSKQDYEALD encoded by the coding sequence ATGGCAACAACAGCAGGCAACAAGCGATTGAAACTAACGGATATTCTGGTAACCATCGTGATCGCAGTAGTGTTTGGGGTGATCTACAAGATATGGGGACCTACATATGACTTGATGAAACCCTTTGGTGTTCATGCGGAGCAGATGATCTACGGCATGTGGTTTATGGCGGGCACGTTTGCTTTTGTTATCATTCGTAAACCTGGCGTGGCTATTCTAGCCGAGGTTGCGGCTTCAACGGTAAGTGCTTTTCTGGGCAGTGAATGGGGCATGTCCACACTTGTATACGGTCTGTTGCAAGGATTGGGAGCCGAGATATTCTTCGCCGCATTTTTGTATCGTAAAACCAACCTGTTTGTCACCTGTCTTGCAGCCATAGGAGCCGCAGCGGCTTCGCTTTTGCTGGATTATCAGTACGGGTATATTGATTCACTCTCGGCCTGGAATTATACGTTATTTATCGGATTACGCTTCATCGGAAGCATCTTGATTGCAGGAGTGTTTGCTTATTATCTCGCCAAAGCATTGGAACTGACCGGTGTAACACGCTCACTCAGACCAGTATCCAAACAAGATTATGAGGCGCTGGATTAG
- a CDS encoding ABC transporter ATP-binding protein, which translates to MSVEGNSQAVSVTNLRCKFPGEKALVFQGLSLSVRQGEKVLLLGPSGSGKSTLLQVLSGLIPRSVEIPMKCDDIQVPARAGVVFQDPDTQFCMSFTDEEIAFVLENRNIPREKMPGLIEYYLKQVGLSFEQNRVLIQSMSQGMKQRLAIASMLAMDPEVLFLDEPTALLDDEGTSQVWDTVKRIASDKTIIIVEHKINEIVDMVDRIIVLSPEGKIVADGPAQQVFTDERSKLRDYGIWYPGVWDEHEQAIKEEEGSASGKLQLCVDHGISSLEAQQSSGLSDTPGISPISHVSSILPVSPAYQLALDLQQFTGWRGKTPFIQVERAKVWHGDWIGIVGANGAGKSSLLLSLMNILKTTGHYEVEGQPSGKTEQLADRIAFVFQNPEFQFVTNTVAEEVEFSLLGGRLTTEERHARTTHMLNQFGLVDLSERHPYQLSMGQKRRLSVASALVREQRILLLDEPTFGQDARNTFAMLAQLEQLRREGTAIVMVTHDREIVKRYCTRIWSVDEGRLCDATVVSSS; encoded by the coding sequence ATGAGCGTAGAGGGGAATTCGCAAGCGGTAAGTGTGACAAATCTAAGATGCAAGTTCCCGGGAGAGAAAGCCTTGGTATTTCAAGGCTTGTCTCTTTCTGTGCGTCAAGGGGAGAAAGTGCTGTTGCTTGGCCCAAGCGGCTCCGGTAAATCGACGTTATTGCAAGTTCTGAGCGGTTTAATTCCACGTTCAGTTGAAATTCCGATGAAATGTGATGATATTCAGGTTCCCGCCAGAGCAGGAGTAGTCTTTCAGGATCCGGATACCCAGTTCTGTATGTCCTTTACGGATGAAGAGATCGCATTTGTTCTGGAAAACCGAAATATTCCGCGTGAAAAGATGCCAGGGCTGATTGAATATTATCTGAAACAAGTGGGGTTATCCTTTGAACAGAATCGTGTATTGATCCAGTCCATGTCTCAGGGGATGAAGCAGCGTCTCGCGATTGCTTCAATGCTTGCCATGGACCCGGAGGTATTGTTTTTGGATGAACCCACTGCACTGCTGGATGATGAGGGTACTTCCCAAGTGTGGGATACCGTTAAACGGATCGCCAGTGACAAAACGATCATCATCGTTGAACACAAAATAAACGAGATTGTGGATATGGTCGACCGCATCATTGTCTTATCACCTGAAGGAAAGATTGTGGCGGATGGGCCAGCACAGCAGGTATTCACGGATGAACGGAGCAAGTTGAGGGATTATGGAATCTGGTATCCGGGTGTGTGGGATGAGCACGAGCAGGCAATTAAGGAAGAAGAGGGAAGTGCTTCTGGAAAGCTTCAATTGTGTGTGGACCACGGCATCTCAAGTTTGGAAGCACAGCAATCGTCTGGTTTATCCGATACACCGGGTATATCCCCCATATCTCACGTCTCATCCATATTACCTGTATCACCCGCCTATCAGCTTGCACTGGATTTGCAGCAGTTCACCGGATGGCGTGGGAAAACACCTTTCATTCAGGTGGAGCGGGCCAAGGTATGGCATGGAGACTGGATTGGTATTGTCGGAGCTAATGGAGCAGGCAAGAGTTCATTGTTGTTATCTCTGATGAATATCCTGAAAACAACAGGTCATTATGAGGTGGAAGGTCAGCCTTCTGGCAAAACGGAGCAGCTTGCAGATCGAATCGCGTTTGTATTTCAGAACCCGGAGTTTCAATTTGTAACCAACACCGTCGCGGAAGAAGTGGAATTCTCATTGCTGGGGGGCAGGCTTACAACGGAAGAAAGACATGCCAGAACTACTCATATGCTGAATCAATTTGGACTAGTCGACTTGTCCGAGCGCCACCCCTATCAATTATCGATGGGGCAGAAACGACGTTTGAGTGTGGCGTCCGCATTGGTCAGAGAGCAGCGAATTCTGTTGCTGGATGAACCCACTTTTGGACAGGATGCCCGCAATACGTTCGCCATGTTAGCACAACTGGAGCAATTGCGGAGAGAGGGAACAGCCATTGTTATGGTTACCCATGATCGTGAAATTGTAAAAAGATATTGCACCCGAATCTGGTCGGTGGATGAGGGGAGGTTATGTGATGCAACTGTCGTTTCCTCATCGTGA
- a CDS encoding energy-coupling factor transporter transmembrane component T family protein, whose product MQLSFPHRETWLHSVNPGLKMIILTLMFLIVILIHNLNVMANIAVVMMLLLCWTGHPWYRLILYASPFILVFISTSTGMMMFGKGETTWYKWGLIHITEESFYRGLHLGFRSLTMAAAGLLFGLTTKPVRLFYSLMQQWRLPAKYAYSFLAAMRMIPILLDEFQTLRYAIRIRGTQQRGSRWNVYGTLKRYAIPLLAQSIRRAQRMAVAMEAKGFTDGASRTYYIQIGYSRADLWFVFYYMLTLTAAYYIGVTFPYHAAMVDVR is encoded by the coding sequence ATGCAACTGTCGTTTCCTCATCGTGAAACCTGGCTTCATTCCGTTAATCCGGGGTTGAAGATGATTATTCTGACACTGATGTTCCTCATCGTTATCCTTATTCACAATCTGAATGTAATGGCCAATATTGCGGTGGTAATGATGCTATTACTGTGCTGGACAGGTCATCCGTGGTACAGATTGATACTGTATGCATCACCATTTATTCTGGTTTTTATCTCCACGTCTACAGGCATGATGATGTTTGGTAAGGGCGAGACCACATGGTATAAGTGGGGATTGATCCACATAACCGAAGAGAGTTTCTATCGCGGTCTACACTTGGGTTTTCGCTCGCTGACTATGGCCGCGGCTGGGTTACTCTTTGGTCTTACGACCAAGCCTGTGAGACTGTTTTATTCCCTGATGCAGCAGTGGCGGCTTCCCGCAAAATATGCCTATAGCTTTCTGGCCGCGATGCGCATGATCCCGATTTTGCTGGATGAATTCCAGACGCTCCGTTACGCTATTCGTATTCGTGGAACACAGCAACGTGGCTCTCGCTGGAACGTGTATGGTACACTCAAGCGTTACGCTATTCCGCTGCTGGCACAGAGCATTCGCCGTGCACAGCGAATGGCGGTAGCGATGGAAGCGAAAGGATTTACGGATGGCGCGAGCCGAACGTATTACATTCAGATTGGCTATTCGCGGGCTGATCTGTGGTTTGTATTTTATTATATGCTCACCTTAACAGCTGCTTATTACATCGGGGTTACCTTTCCTTATCATGCTGCGATGGTGGATGTAAGGTAA
- a CDS encoding PQQ-binding-like beta-propeller repeat protein codes for MKTGPDWQRTGYKWITMTGLTAVLLTGWMLLDSQKVVLRGQASVTTPQALGVSPQALSTKSAYKQGESVTLMNDIPLFQNRRDSSVAPDQMKIEYYTTKNEKYTLASVRGEWLQLKSSDHGDFWLPSWYALKESRSMTETAPQNFTLRSGSKLYLAPDSSTTWSSEKALTDKAVIVAKWKGWYGVSIAPRVWNKESFTYRPGLFWIKSQAIEQRMNVADGWFQQDTSLPTSVIRHLTDIKLNKATTSKQVAGWLGEPDWKESSSNLNFTGYSMSIGQTWRYEREDAQFLVTFNKNGRLVRTRWNLAQDNRNAVVSDWNISRADEYGFTTKIYGTTLPTTIPWKPVWTNQGDINYTFLQVATDDVLLMKGDDGGFSGGYYEGSIYALDRHTGQKLWRINGGFGRQQAEVDTARQYVTIYNDYDPDKKKYVDRIRHLNLKNGKVTWTYTPKQNFRLNGITAAKNVVVVDSPVVESSSNSWLTVLDSANGKTLWTRKLAKGYELLNKSADDPYVLYWEKNKLVAADPQSGRIVWSLKAKRSTIEQFVNDPYFDGIERRDPFATTNAERWLSLDKQLLLLDLNTGKKLAQFPARAGQRFEELNDGMLLIRENKNGDHYGEYEDFTTTLYDAKTGKTRWTLKGKIERGLVEEDQLYVIKNGYPAAVDYKTGETRWNAKDAIATLRHPTNQGSYLVIDDQLLLPMDENWLVLNKNNGALLGRVHDVVMGNPEHRDRDAKNGTINRIGNEVYVGSSNGRFRVYEASRLQEAISP; via the coding sequence GTGAAGACGGGTCCTGACTGGCAGAGAACGGGGTACAAATGGATTACCATGACTGGATTAACAGCTGTGCTGTTGACGGGATGGATGCTGCTGGATTCACAAAAGGTAGTGCTTAGAGGACAAGCTTCGGTTACAACGCCCCAAGCTTTGGGGGTAAGTCCCCAAGCCTTATCAACAAAGTCGGCCTATAAACAAGGAGAATCCGTTACGCTCATGAATGATATCCCCCTGTTTCAAAACAGGAGGGACAGCAGTGTGGCTCCTGACCAAATGAAGATTGAATACTATACAACAAAAAACGAGAAGTATACGTTGGCATCGGTTCGTGGCGAGTGGTTGCAGCTTAAGTCATCCGATCATGGAGACTTTTGGCTGCCAAGTTGGTATGCCCTGAAGGAGAGCAGAAGCATGACGGAAACAGCTCCCCAAAACTTCACGCTCCGATCAGGCAGTAAGCTGTATCTGGCTCCGGATAGTTCTACAACTTGGTCTAGTGAGAAAGCGCTAACAGATAAGGCTGTTATTGTTGCAAAGTGGAAAGGCTGGTATGGGGTCTCCATTGCCCCACGAGTCTGGAATAAAGAATCCTTCACGTATCGGCCAGGACTCTTCTGGATCAAGTCTCAGGCTATAGAACAGCGGATGAATGTGGCGGATGGTTGGTTCCAACAGGATACATCGCTGCCAACTTCGGTTATACGCCATCTGACAGATATTAAGCTGAACAAGGCAACCACCTCCAAACAAGTGGCTGGGTGGTTAGGCGAGCCGGATTGGAAAGAGAGTTCAAGCAATCTAAATTTCACGGGTTATTCAATGAGTATTGGACAGACCTGGAGATATGAGCGGGAAGATGCGCAATTTCTGGTCACATTCAACAAGAATGGCAGACTGGTCAGAACACGCTGGAATTTAGCACAGGATAATCGAAATGCTGTTGTTTCCGATTGGAACATCAGTCGGGCGGATGAATATGGGTTCACAACAAAAATCTATGGCACAACACTGCCAACGACAATCCCTTGGAAACCGGTATGGACCAACCAGGGGGATATTAACTACACTTTTTTACAAGTAGCTACGGATGATGTGCTCCTGATGAAGGGGGATGACGGTGGATTTAGCGGGGGCTACTACGAAGGTTCCATATATGCCCTTGACCGTCATACGGGCCAGAAATTATGGAGGATTAATGGGGGTTTTGGAAGACAGCAGGCTGAGGTGGATACAGCACGCCAATACGTTACAATCTACAATGATTATGACCCTGACAAGAAAAAATACGTGGATCGTATTCGTCATCTGAACTTGAAGAACGGGAAGGTCACATGGACGTACACCCCTAAGCAAAATTTTAGACTAAATGGCATCACCGCTGCGAAAAACGTTGTGGTCGTGGATAGCCCGGTTGTTGAGAGCTCAAGCAACAGTTGGTTGACGGTACTGGATAGTGCAAACGGAAAAACATTGTGGACGCGAAAACTCGCGAAAGGTTATGAATTATTGAACAAGAGTGCAGATGACCCTTATGTGTTGTATTGGGAAAAGAATAAGCTGGTTGCAGCCGATCCGCAATCGGGCCGAATTGTATGGAGCTTGAAGGCCAAACGATCCACCATAGAACAATTTGTGAATGATCCATATTTTGATGGAATCGAACGTCGGGATCCCTTTGCAACCACGAATGCTGAAAGATGGCTATCACTAGACAAGCAGTTGCTTCTGCTTGATCTGAACACGGGGAAAAAGCTTGCCCAATTTCCTGCTCGGGCAGGACAGAGATTTGAGGAGCTGAATGATGGCATGTTGTTGATCCGTGAGAACAAAAACGGCGATCATTACGGAGAATATGAAGATTTTACAACCACCCTGTATGATGCCAAGACAGGCAAAACACGCTGGACGCTCAAGGGCAAGATTGAACGAGGACTGGTGGAAGAGGATCAGTTGTATGTGATTAAGAATGGCTATCCGGCGGCAGTGGATTATAAAACGGGGGAGACACGTTGGAATGCCAAAGATGCGATTGCAACACTAAGGCATCCGACGAATCAGGGAAGTTATCTGGTCATTGATGATCAGTTGCTGCTGCCCATGGATGAGAATTGGTTGGTATTGAATAAAAACAATGGAGCCTTGTTAGGTCGTGTACATGACGTGGTGATGGGAAACCCGGAGCATCGCGACCGGGATGCGAAGAACGGAACGATCAACCGGATCGGCAATGAAGTGTATGTGGGTTCGTCCAACGGACGTTTTCGCGTGTATGAAGCCAGCCGCCTTCAGGAGGCAATCTCACCTTAA
- a CDS encoding methionine ABC transporter ATP-binding protein encodes MISLYGVSKRYNERGSRADQGFEALSSVSLEVGQGEIHGIIGSSGAGKSTLLRMLNGLEKPDDGEVVVNGQHLTQMNERTLRLARRSIGMIFQHFNLVSNRTVSGNVCMPLELAGMSRTQRVERGLEVLRFVGLEDKADQYPAQLSGGQKQRVAIARALTSRPDVLLCDEPTSSLDPQTTNGILDVLRHINETLGVTIVVVTHEMEVARRLCHRISVMKDGRLVRTLSKTEVSSIPAPQPDLLTSLLAGDEYGMTGSSLFRQAEQEDKS; translated from the coding sequence ATGATCTCATTATATGGTGTAAGCAAACGTTATAACGAGCGCGGTTCCCGTGCAGATCAGGGATTCGAAGCATTAAGCTCGGTGTCCCTCGAAGTGGGACAAGGAGAAATACATGGCATCATCGGATCGAGTGGTGCAGGCAAATCCACACTTCTGCGGATGCTCAACGGACTGGAAAAGCCGGATGATGGTGAGGTTGTTGTGAATGGGCAGCACTTGACCCAGATGAATGAGCGCACGCTGCGTCTTGCACGAAGGTCCATTGGCATGATCTTTCAACACTTCAATCTTGTCAGTAACCGAACGGTGAGTGGCAATGTCTGTATGCCGCTGGAACTGGCAGGGATGTCCCGTACACAGCGAGTCGAACGTGGACTTGAGGTGCTGCGGTTTGTTGGACTGGAAGACAAGGCAGATCAATATCCTGCTCAGCTTAGCGGAGGACAGAAGCAGCGTGTGGCGATTGCGCGAGCGCTGACCAGTCGTCCGGATGTGCTGCTCTGTGATGAACCAACCTCTTCGCTTGATCCACAGACCACGAACGGTATCCTGGATGTGCTGCGACATATCAATGAAACGCTGGGCGTGACCATTGTTGTAGTAACGCATGAGATGGAAGTGGCTCGCAGACTATGTCACAGGATATCCGTCATGAAGGATGGGCGACTCGTTCGTACGTTGTCTAAAACGGAAGTGAGCAGTATCCCCGCTCCGCAGCCTGACCTGCTGACCTCCTTGCTTGCGGGTGACGAATACGGGATGACAGGTTCGTCTCTGTTCCGTCAGGCAGAACAGGAGGACAAGTCATGA
- a CDS encoding methionine ABC transporter permease, whose translation MRLPESVLKYQHEIWQAIGETFVMVGISIAAAVLIGLPLGTLLYLFRKGQRYQNQTLSFVLGSVVNIIRSFPFLLLVVFMIPFTRIVVGTSIGTLAATVPLSVIAIAYYARLVEQALLDVPRGVVEAAASMGASTMQLVVKFLYVEARSGLVLGLTTATISFISYSTVMGIVGGGGVGDFAIRYGYQRFETEIMVFTIIIMIILVQMIQFTGSRLSHWLDRRS comes from the coding sequence ATGAGGTTACCTGAGTCTGTGCTGAAATATCAGCATGAGATATGGCAGGCGATTGGAGAGACTTTTGTCATGGTGGGCATCTCTATTGCGGCAGCTGTTCTGATCGGGTTACCTCTGGGTACTCTGCTATACTTATTCCGGAAAGGACAACGGTATCAGAATCAAACGCTGTCCTTTGTACTCGGTAGTGTCGTCAACATCATTCGTTCGTTTCCATTCTTACTGCTGGTTGTATTCATGATTCCATTCACACGGATTGTTGTGGGAACGTCCATCGGTACGCTGGCGGCAACCGTGCCACTCTCGGTCATTGCGATTGCCTACTACGCCAGACTGGTGGAACAAGCGTTGCTGGATGTACCGAGGGGAGTGGTTGAAGCTGCTGCTTCCATGGGGGCATCGACGATGCAACTCGTGGTGAAATTCTTGTACGTGGAGGCACGATCTGGTCTTGTACTGGGACTCACGACAGCTACGATTAGCTTCATCTCTTACTCGACGGTGATGGGTATTGTAGGTGGCGGCGGGGTTGGTGATTTCGCCATTCGCTACGGTTATCAGCGCTTCGAAACGGAGATTATGGTATTTACGATCATCATTATGATTATCCTGGTACAGATGATCCAATTCACAGGTAGCAGACTGTCCCACTGGCTGGATCGCAGATCCTGA
- a CDS encoding MetQ/NlpA family ABC transporter substrate-binding protein codes for MRGRHEMKVKMMLMLLAVMLVVAACGKKEETPAAEGTKEDTQAAQEVTLKVATLIPPMTDVLDIVKPLLKEDGVNLEVVVLSDNVQPNTALANKEVDANFFQHVPYMTQYNEANNANLVAVQPIYNAIYGGYSKKYKTIEELPEGATIAIANDPSNIGRSLVMLEQNGLIKLKEGVGFNATQADITENTKNFKFEEVDLLMLARMMDDADLVAMTPAYASPLGLTPKKDALLTEKDDSHFAITMVAREDNKDSEAIQKLAKRMAGPEVKAFFEEKYADIAIPAFE; via the coding sequence ATGAGGGGTAGACATGAAATGAAAGTAAAGATGATGCTTATGTTGCTTGCAGTAATGCTGGTTGTAGCTGCTTGTGGCAAAAAAGAAGAAACACCTGCGGCTGAAGGAACAAAGGAAGACACACAAGCTGCACAAGAAGTTACGTTGAAAGTAGCTACGTTGATTCCACCGATGACAGATGTGCTGGATATTGTTAAACCGCTTTTGAAGGAAGATGGCGTCAACTTGGAAGTTGTTGTGTTATCAGATAACGTTCAACCAAATACGGCACTCGCGAATAAGGAAGTGGATGCAAATTTCTTCCAACATGTGCCTTACATGACCCAGTATAATGAAGCGAACAATGCCAATCTGGTGGCTGTACAGCCTATCTATAATGCCATCTATGGCGGCTACTCCAAAAAGTACAAAACGATTGAGGAATTGCCAGAAGGTGCAACGATTGCAATTGCAAACGATCCTTCCAACATCGGTCGCTCTCTTGTGATGCTGGAGCAGAACGGGTTGATTAAGCTGAAAGAGGGCGTAGGTTTTAACGCCACACAGGCAGACATCACCGAGAATACAAAGAACTTCAAGTTTGAGGAAGTGGACTTGTTGATGCTGGCTCGTATGATGGATGATGCTGATCTGGTAGCCATGACACCGGCATATGCCAGTCCTCTCGGTCTTACACCGAAGAAGGATGCATTGTTAACCGAGAAGGATGATTCCCATTTTGCCATCACCATGGTTGCCCGTGAGGATAATAAGGACTCCGAAGCGATCCAGAAGCTGGCTAAACGTATGGCGGGTCCAGAGGTCAAAGCCTTCTTCGAAGAGAAATATGCAGATATTGCGATCCCGGCATTTGAATAG
- a CDS encoding methyl-accepting chemotaxis protein, producing MSQKNSKPTWFNKMHKNFKTKLVVSFIAFLAIPSLSIGVLSYNSAKDEVEKQILHSAMENVNLASATIDLSVNTKRNHIEYYANTLAEQLRQDDAEVRVVNELKGYAAQNKDIITIGVGTEAGVYLMSSDAEMPKDYDPRVRPWYTEAMGNPEQVIVTDPYISAETKEITITIAKALNDQSGVVQLDLNLADISQLVSGIKVGEKGHLILLDASEKYIYHPTMQPGTDATEDFWTQVYTNESGNFNYTFDQVDKVMYYATNASTGWKVAGTMFSSEVEDAAAPILNRTIMVIVSFLVIGILIIWLVMRSIVKPIRQLKVQAIQVSEGDLTQTITSTSNDEIGELSEAFGKMQSNLRVLIQKVENSASQVVISSDEMTQSAESTSAASEQVARAIQEIASGAEKQTQGIEHNHQAMNEITIGITRIAERSIHVADLAKHTTVQAEEGGNTVKQTVSQMQSIQETVEQTNQLIQALYERSHQISAITELIGNIAKQTNLLALNASIEAARAGTHGNGFAVVAAEVRKLAEQSGQSVNEITVLTTAVQEDMAASVRMMEKVTSEVGEGMDISTEAIRKFERILESMRETTPQIEEIAATSQEITAGVQEVSAVSNELAGIASGNAATSEEVAASSEEQLAAMEQISSSARGLSTLAEELQRLIRQFKY from the coding sequence TTGTCCCAAAAAAATAGCAAACCGACCTGGTTCAACAAGATGCATAAGAACTTTAAGACCAAGCTGGTGGTGTCCTTTATTGCTTTCCTGGCCATTCCTTCGTTAAGTATTGGAGTTTTATCGTATAACAGTGCAAAAGATGAAGTGGAGAAGCAAATTTTACATAGTGCGATGGAAAATGTGAACCTTGCCAGTGCAACGATAGATCTTTCAGTCAATACCAAGCGGAATCACATTGAATATTATGCGAATACACTTGCAGAGCAATTACGTCAAGATGATGCAGAGGTTCGGGTTGTGAACGAATTGAAGGGGTACGCTGCACAGAACAAAGACATCATTACCATAGGTGTAGGCACAGAGGCAGGAGTGTATCTGATGTCTTCTGATGCAGAGATGCCCAAGGATTACGATCCCCGAGTAAGACCATGGTATACCGAAGCAATGGGAAATCCAGAGCAGGTCATTGTTACAGACCCTTATATTTCTGCCGAGACAAAAGAGATCACCATTACGATTGCCAAGGCATTGAATGACCAATCTGGTGTAGTCCAATTGGATCTTAATCTGGCGGACATTAGTCAATTGGTTAGCGGAATTAAAGTAGGAGAAAAGGGACATCTGATTCTGCTGGATGCCAGCGAAAAGTATATCTATCATCCGACGATGCAACCTGGAACAGATGCAACAGAAGATTTTTGGACTCAAGTGTATACGAATGAATCCGGTAACTTCAACTATACCTTTGATCAGGTTGATAAGGTCATGTATTACGCCACGAATGCATCCACGGGATGGAAGGTCGCAGGCACCATGTTTTCTTCTGAAGTAGAGGATGCTGCTGCGCCTATTCTGAATCGAACGATTATGGTCATCGTTTCTTTTCTTGTCATCGGAATTTTGATCATCTGGCTGGTGATGCGATCAATTGTTAAACCGATTCGTCAGTTGAAGGTTCAGGCGATTCAGGTGAGCGAAGGGGATCTAACCCAGACCATTACAAGCACAAGTAATGATGAAATAGGTGAACTGAGTGAGGCTTTTGGCAAAATGCAGAGCAATCTGCGTGTGTTGATTCAAAAAGTGGAGAACAGCGCCAGTCAGGTAGTCATCTCATCGGATGAAATGACTCAGAGTGCGGAATCAACCAGTGCAGCCAGTGAGCAGGTAGCGCGAGCCATTCAGGAAATTGCGAGTGGTGCGGAGAAGCAGACCCAGGGTATTGAACATAACCATCAGGCCATGAATGAAATTACGATTGGTATTACAAGAATCGCCGAACGTTCCATACATGTCGCTGATTTGGCGAAACATACAACCGTACAAGCAGAAGAAGGCGGCAACACCGTCAAGCAGACGGTGAGTCAGATGCAATCGATTCAAGAGACGGTAGAACAGACAAACCAATTGATTCAGGCGTTATATGAACGATCACACCAAATTTCAGCGATCACGGAGTTAATCGGAAATATAGCCAAACAGACAAACCTGCTCGCGCTGAACGCATCCATTGAAGCTGCTCGTGCAGGTACACATGGCAATGGATTCGCTGTTGTAGCAGCAGAGGTTCGCAAGTTGGCAGAGCAATCCGGGCAGTCCGTCAATGAAATCACCGTGCTGACTACGGCGGTACAGGAAGATATGGCTGCTTCCGTTCGCATGATGGAGAAGGTGACTTCAGAGGTTGGAGAGGGCATGGACATCTCTACAGAAGCGATTCGGAAGTTTGAACGTATTCTGGAGAGCATGAGGGAAACGACACCTCAGATTGAAGAGATTGCTGCCACGTCGCAAGAGATCACAGCAGGTGTACAGGAAGTATCTGCTGTATCCAATGAGTTGGCAGGCATTGCGTCTGGCAACGCCGCAACTTCCGAAGAAGTGGCCGCTTCCTCAGAGGAGCAACTGGCAGCGATGGAGCAGATTTCTTCATCGGCTCGTGGCTTGTCTACCCTGGCTGAAGAGCTGCAGCGCCTGATTAGACAGTTTAAGTATTAA
- a CDS encoding PAS domain-containing protein, with product MQLELKAFLLLTDAVMITDEEGVILDVNSVYVTKTGFSRESTIGQPARLLMDTHWRGNQTWSGVAKLMKADQEVWEAQVTITSVHLDDSLFYISIFNDEFS from the coding sequence ATGCAACTGGAACTCAAAGCCTTCTTACTGCTAACGGATGCGGTCATGATTACAGATGAGGAGGGTGTGATTCTGGATGTGAATTCCGTTTATGTAACCAAAACAGGATTCTCACGGGAGAGCACCATAGGTCAGCCTGCCCGATTGCTAATGGATACCCACTGGAGAGGAAATCAGACCTGGTCCGGCGTAGCCAAACTGATGAAGGCCGATCAGGAAGTGTGGGAAGCCCAAGTTACGATTACATCGGTTCATTTGGATGATTCTCTTTTTTATATCAGCATATTTAATGATGAATTTTCATGA